A stretch of Pseudoprevotella muciniphila DNA encodes these proteins:
- a CDS encoding Bax inhibitor-1/YccA family protein, whose protein sequence is MQNYLDNNNYGTSSVKPVEVARESAYATLMRNVYIWMTLALVVTAMAAYYVASNESLLYSIAGNPILFWGLMIGELLLVIILSARIHKMSFMTAAIMFVAYSLLNGVTMSFIFLAYTESSIVTTFLITAGTFGAMALVGSFIKKDLSAMGRILIMALIGLIIATIVNIFLASDGLSMIINYAGVLIFVGLTAYDAQKIKQMLQAYGGDVNEGTKKIALMGSLSLYLDFINLFLYLLRILGNRN, encoded by the coding sequence ATGCAAAATTATCTTGACAACAACAACTACGGCACATCAAGTGTGAAGCCCGTTGAAGTGGCTCGCGAGTCGGCTTATGCCACACTAATGAGAAATGTGTATATATGGATGACGCTGGCGCTTGTGGTAACGGCAATGGCGGCATACTATGTGGCGAGCAACGAAAGTTTGCTCTATAGCATCGCAGGAAACCCAATCCTGTTTTGGGGATTGATGATAGGAGAACTCTTGCTCGTAATTATCCTGAGTGCAAGAATACACAAAATGTCGTTTATGACGGCTGCAATAATGTTTGTGGCATATTCGCTGCTCAATGGTGTTACGATGTCGTTTATCTTCCTTGCATACACAGAGTCGAGCATCGTAACAACTTTCCTCATTACAGCAGGCACCTTCGGGGCTATGGCGCTCGTGGGAAGTTTTATCAAGAAGGACCTTTCTGCAATGGGACGCATACTCATCATGGCACTCATAGGTCTGATTATCGCTACAATAGTGAACATATTCCTGGCAAGCGACGGACTCTCGATGATTATAAATTATGCAGGTGTGCTTATCTTCGTAGGACTTACGGCGTATGATGCACAGAAAATCAAGCAAATGCTCCAGGCGTACGGAGGAGACGTGAACGAAGGTACAAAGAAAATCGCTTTGATGGGTAGCCTCTCGCTCTACCTCGACTTCATCAACCTCTTCCTCTATCTCCTTCGCATATTGGGAAACAGGAATTAA
- the mtaB gene encoding tRNA (N(6)-L-threonylcarbamoyladenosine(37)-C(2))-methylthiotransferase MtaB, with protein MENSLYNKTAKYATLGCKLNFAETSTLRDRMEAEGVRTAEQQECADICIVNTCSVTDMADHKCRQAINRLARENPGCVMVVIGCYAQLKPQEIARFDNVDLVLGMEQKGEVIPHLKALIGRKATLGTCHEAIAVPLKDIRTFVPSCSRGNRTRYFLKVQDGCNYYCTYCTIPIARGRSRSGTIAQMVRQAEDVAAAGGKEIVITGVNIGDFGQGTNEDFFGLIQALDKVEGIERYRISSIEPNLLTDEIIDFCASSRAFMPHFHIPLQSGSDTVLRLMHRRYDTDLFAEKMRKVMTVRPDTFIGVDVIVGTRGETDECFEETYNFIKSLDIAQLHVFSYSERPGTKALEIPHIVDKATKHERSQRLITLSEEKRKAFYQRFIGTNRKVLWEHTREGLPLQGWTDNYIRVEAPDADENVVLGRTDNRLTTEKLGNFNPDSSALMAIK; from the coding sequence ATGGAGAACTCCTTATACAATAAGACCGCAAAATACGCGACACTCGGCTGCAAACTGAATTTTGCCGAAACATCCACCTTGCGCGACCGCATGGAGGCAGAGGGGGTGAGAACGGCAGAGCAGCAGGAATGTGCAGACATCTGCATAGTCAATACTTGCTCCGTTACGGATATGGCAGACCATAAGTGCCGGCAAGCCATAAACCGCCTCGCGCGGGAGAATCCCGGGTGTGTCATGGTCGTCATAGGGTGCTATGCGCAACTCAAACCGCAGGAAATAGCACGTTTCGACAACGTTGACCTCGTGCTCGGAATGGAGCAAAAAGGCGAGGTTATACCGCATCTCAAGGCTCTGATAGGGAGGAAGGCTACGCTCGGTACATGCCACGAAGCGATTGCCGTGCCACTGAAAGATATCAGGACCTTCGTGCCTTCGTGCTCGCGGGGAAACCGGACACGCTACTTCCTCAAGGTGCAGGACGGCTGCAACTACTACTGCACCTATTGCACCATACCCATAGCGAGAGGGCGAAGCCGAAGCGGAACAATAGCCCAGATGGTTCGTCAGGCGGAGGATGTGGCAGCCGCAGGCGGAAAGGAGATAGTCATCACAGGAGTAAATATCGGCGATTTCGGGCAGGGAACAAACGAGGATTTTTTCGGACTGATACAGGCACTCGACAAAGTGGAAGGCATAGAGCGCTACCGCATTTCGTCCATCGAGCCGAACCTGCTGACAGACGAGATCATCGATTTCTGCGCCAGTAGCCGAGCTTTCATGCCGCATTTCCATATACCGCTCCAAAGCGGCAGCGACACAGTGCTACGCCTGATGCACCGACGCTACGACACGGATCTCTTCGCCGAAAAAATGCGAAAAGTGATGACCGTCCGACCTGACACATTCATAGGAGTGGATGTCATCGTCGGTACTCGTGGGGAAACAGACGAATGCTTTGAAGAAACCTACAATTTCATAAAAAGCCTCGACATTGCACAACTGCACGTCTTCAGTTACAGCGAACGACCCGGAACAAAGGCGCTTGAAATACCGCACATCGTGGACAAGGCAACAAAACACGAACGCAGCCAGCGGCTCATTACACTGTCTGAAGAAAAACGAAAGGCTTTCTATCAACGTTTTATAGGAACAAACCGCAAAGTGCTGTGGGAGCACACACGCGAAGGACTGCCCCTGCAAGGCTGGACGGACAATTATATCAGGGTGGAGGCACCTGATGCAGACGAAAACGTTGTATTAGGAAGAACAGATAACCGGCTGACTACAGAAAAACTTGGGAATTTCAATCCCGACTCGTCTGCCCTCATGGCAATCAAATAG
- a CDS encoding glycerol acyltransferase, with product MPQTTIDIEKVIRERAGKKAKYVPKFVISYLKRIVHQDWLNKFFEQEGDKQGVPWLKDSIEYLDLTLNIVGLENLPSPDDPRRYTFVSNHPLGGPDGLALGAVIGQHFDGKIRYLVNDLLMNIYGIAPLCVGVNKFGAQNHRFAEQVDEIFHGENHVLMFPADLCSRKKGGVIRDVPWKKTFITKSVEAKRDVVPIHFGGRNSNFFYRLANISKALGIKFNIAMLYLSDEMYKNRGKTFTITFGKPIPWQTFDKTKTPKQWAQYVQDEVYKLAGE from the coding sequence ATGCCGCAAACCACCATAGATATAGAGAAAGTCATTCGTGAACGCGCGGGGAAAAAGGCTAAATACGTGCCGAAATTCGTCATATCCTATCTCAAGCGCATAGTGCATCAGGACTGGCTGAACAAATTCTTCGAGCAGGAGGGTGATAAGCAGGGGGTGCCATGGCTTAAGGATTCTATTGAATACCTCGACCTCACGCTGAACATCGTGGGGCTGGAGAACCTGCCGTCGCCAGACGACCCAAGACGCTACACTTTCGTCAGCAACCACCCGCTCGGAGGCCCTGACGGATTGGCGCTCGGAGCGGTAATAGGTCAGCATTTCGATGGGAAAATACGCTATCTGGTCAACGACCTCCTGATGAATATCTATGGCATAGCACCGCTGTGTGTGGGAGTGAATAAATTCGGCGCACAGAACCACCGGTTTGCAGAACAGGTGGACGAAATCTTCCACGGAGAAAACCATGTGCTGATGTTCCCGGCAGACCTCTGCTCACGAAAAAAGGGGGGTGTCATACGCGATGTGCCATGGAAGAAAACGTTCATAACGAAGAGTGTAGAGGCAAAGCGCGACGTAGTGCCCATACATTTCGGAGGCAGAAATTCAAACTTTTTCTATCGGTTGGCTAATATCTCAAAAGCGCTCGGTATAAAGTTCAACATCGCCATGCTCTATCTGAGCGACGAGATGTACAAAAACCGCGGCAAAACGTTTACCATTACTTTTGGGAAACCCATACCATGGCAAACGTTCGACAAGACAAAAACGCCGAAACAATGGGCACAGTATGTGCAGGATGAAGTGTATAAACTCGCGGGAGAGTAA
- a CDS encoding bifunctional 3,4-dihydroxy-2-butanone-4-phosphate synthase/GTP cyclohydrolase II produces the protein MKLSTIEEALKDYKEGKFLIVVDDEDRENEGDLITPAELITPEKVNFMLTYGRGVLCAPITIERSRELNLPHQVQDNTSMLGTPFTVTVDKLDGCTTGVSSHDRAATIKALADPATQPSDFGRPGHINPLYAQERGVLVRAGHTEAAVDLSRLAGLQPAACLIEILNEDGTMARMPQLLDFAEKHQLKIITIRDLIAYRLKTEVLVDRGEEVDMPTEYGHFHLIPFRQKNNGLEHVALIKGTWKEGEPILVRVHSSCATGDIFGSERCDCGEQLHKAMKMVEAEGKGVILYLNQEGRGIGLMAKIAAYKLQEQGYDTVDANVHLGYDPDERDYGVGAQILQMLGVTRMRLMSNNPVKRVGLEAYGLEITENVPIEIKPNKYNERYLRTKKNRMGHTLHFNK, from the coding sequence ATGAAACTCTCGACGATAGAAGAAGCACTGAAGGACTACAAGGAAGGAAAATTCCTTATAGTGGTTGACGATGAAGACCGGGAAAACGAGGGAGACCTCATTACACCCGCTGAACTTATCACTCCCGAAAAAGTGAATTTTATGCTCACATACGGTAGGGGAGTGCTCTGTGCACCAATCACCATAGAGCGGTCCAGAGAACTGAACCTGCCGCATCAGGTGCAGGACAATACCAGTATGCTCGGAACACCATTCACGGTTACAGTGGACAAACTCGATGGCTGTACCACCGGAGTGAGCAGTCATGACCGTGCCGCAACTATCAAAGCACTCGCTGACCCCGCCACCCAACCATCCGACTTCGGACGCCCGGGGCACATCAACCCGCTCTATGCACAGGAGCGCGGTGTGCTCGTTAGAGCAGGACATACCGAGGCTGCGGTCGATCTCTCACGACTTGCAGGACTCCAACCCGCGGCATGCCTTATCGAAATTCTTAACGAGGATGGTACAATGGCGCGTATGCCACAACTACTGGATTTTGCTGAAAAGCACCAACTGAAAATCATCACTATCCGTGACCTTATCGCTTATCGTCTGAAAACGGAAGTGCTCGTTGACAGAGGAGAAGAAGTGGATATGCCAACAGAATATGGTCATTTCCATCTTATTCCTTTCCGCCAGAAGAATAACGGACTTGAGCATGTAGCGCTCATCAAAGGAACGTGGAAGGAAGGAGAACCGATACTCGTGCGTGTGCATTCTTCTTGTGCTACCGGTGATATTTTCGGGAGCGAACGCTGCGACTGTGGGGAGCAACTGCATAAGGCAATGAAAATGGTGGAGGCTGAAGGAAAAGGTGTTATCCTCTATCTCAATCAGGAGGGACGCGGAATAGGGCTTATGGCAAAGATAGCAGCCTACAAACTGCAAGAGCAGGGATACGACACAGTGGACGCCAACGTCCACCTCGGTTATGACCCGGACGAACGGGATTATGGTGTTGGGGCACAGATTTTGCAGATGCTTGGAGTAACGAGGATGCGCCTGATGAGCAATAACCCTGTGAAAAGGGTTGGCTTAGAAGCGTATGGTCTTGAAATCACTGAAAACGTACCTATTGAGATAAAACCAAACAAGTACAACGAACGTTACCTCAGAACAAAGAAAAACAGAATGGGGCACACGCTCCATTTCAACAAATAA
- a CDS encoding protein kinase domain-containing protein, which yields MSTKKFSDFREGPVQEGDHKFSDIEIVRRSHINVMTKARRDGRIWILKSLAEDLADDLLYQEMLNKECRLLMQVQGHKSIVRCTGMENVEGLGDAIVMEYVEGKNLAEMITQGNALTTQERLRIFRELLDAVEYLHQSGCVHCDLKPENIMLTHVGKNVKLIDFGFTDSDSYYILKQASGTQGYMPPDRESGKTPDARTDIYALGKILEDLGLGDAYAEVIARCQKPAAQRYSTVSELRTDLDASVRKYHKRQRIRKVLKWLGGIALAICLLLTVFYGISLFRSRNVIHKGDTFKTALDFLRPFGINETETPWGNVLEGRKQLLLWGPEYKNARWHNSGDATQMYPTITEQWGPEGAEPELIHTRNKEHHWMYSRLDELRLTFMKNFVDTGYVFLGVYRMSLTQSDTTKVVWVRVAEEVEIDDLDAVEALRNEPRD from the coding sequence ATGTCAACGAAAAAGTTTTCAGATTTCAGAGAGGGTCCTGTCCAAGAGGGCGACCATAAGTTCAGCGACATAGAGATTGTTCGGCGTTCGCACATCAATGTGATGACTAAGGCGCGGCGCGACGGGCGAATCTGGATACTTAAATCGCTGGCGGAGGACCTTGCCGACGACCTGCTCTATCAGGAGATGCTTAACAAGGAGTGTCGTCTGCTAATGCAGGTTCAGGGACACAAGAGCATCGTCCGCTGCACGGGTATGGAAAACGTGGAGGGGCTGGGCGATGCTATCGTGATGGAGTATGTGGAGGGTAAGAACCTGGCGGAGATGATCACCCAGGGCAATGCGCTTACGACACAGGAACGGCTCCGCATTTTCAGGGAATTGCTCGATGCCGTGGAGTATCTTCATCAGTCGGGGTGCGTGCATTGCGACCTGAAGCCTGAAAACATTATGCTGACACATGTCGGCAAGAATGTGAAACTTATAGACTTCGGTTTCACAGACAGCGACTCCTATTATATACTCAAGCAAGCGAGCGGCACACAAGGCTATATGCCTCCCGATAGGGAATCAGGTAAGACTCCGGATGCCCGAACGGACATCTATGCCTTGGGTAAGATTTTAGAAGACCTTGGGCTGGGCGATGCTTACGCGGAGGTCATCGCGCGGTGCCAGAAGCCTGCCGCGCAGCGTTATTCTACGGTCAGCGAACTGCGCACGGACTTAGACGCAAGTGTGCGCAAGTATCATAAAAGGCAACGTATCCGCAAGGTGCTCAAATGGCTGGGCGGCATTGCACTTGCTATTTGCCTGCTTCTGACTGTTTTCTATGGTATCAGCCTGTTCCGCAGCAGAAACGTCATCCACAAGGGCGACACATTCAAGACAGCGCTGGATTTTCTCAGACCTTTCGGCATCAACGAGACCGAAACACCCTGGGGCAACGTCCTCGAAGGGCGGAAACAGTTGCTGCTCTGGGGACCGGAATACAAGAACGCGCGTTGGCATAACAGTGGCGACGCAACCCAGATGTACCCGACTATTACGGAACAATGGGGACCAGAGGGGGCAGAGCCAGAGTTGATTCACACCCGTAACAAGGAGCACCACTGGATGTATTCGCGCCTCGACGAGTTGCGACTGACGTTCATGAAGAACTTTGTCGATACGGGGTATGTATTTCTGGGTGTCTATCGCATGTCGCTTACCCAATCGGACACGACAAAGGTGGTCTGGGTTCGCGTGGCTGAAGAAGTTGAAATTGACGACTTGGATGCTGTTGAAGCGCTTCGGAATGAGCCTCGCGATTGA
- a CDS encoding pyridoxal phosphate-dependent aminotransferase — protein sequence MLSTTINRLSPSATLAMSQKSAELKAQGVDVINMSVGEPDFDTPQHIKEAAKQAIDDNYTRYSPVPGYPQLRKAIVEKLKNENGLDYDMAQIIVSNGAKQSVCNTIMALVSSGDEVIIPAPYWVSYPQMALMADGKPVFVEAKIEQDFKMTPEQLESAITPRTKLLILCTPSNPTGSVYSADELEGLAAVLRRHEQVYVICDEIYEHINYTGAHASLASCEGMKERTIIVNGVSKAYAMTGWRIGYIAAPLEIAKATSKLQGQYTSGPCSVSQMAALAAYTAPQDCVEEMRQAFERRKNLIVSLAKEIPGFEVNDPEGAFYLFPKCSSYFGKTDGERVIRNSTDFAMYLLEAGHVATVGGDAFGSPECFRMSYATSDDNIREALRRIKEACERLK from the coding sequence ATGCTATCAACAACAATCAACCGTCTGTCGCCGTCTGCCACACTCGCCATGTCGCAGAAGAGCGCAGAACTAAAGGCGCAAGGCGTCGATGTCATCAATATGAGTGTAGGTGAACCGGATTTCGACACACCACAGCACATCAAGGAAGCAGCAAAGCAAGCCATTGACGACAACTACACACGTTATTCTCCAGTTCCAGGTTATCCACAACTCCGCAAGGCAATCGTGGAGAAACTTAAAAATGAAAACGGCCTCGATTATGATATGGCGCAAATCATTGTGTCGAATGGCGCAAAGCAAAGTGTGTGCAACACCATAATGGCGCTCGTGAGCAGCGGAGACGAGGTCATCATACCGGCACCATATTGGGTGAGTTATCCGCAGATGGCGCTAATGGCAGACGGAAAACCTGTCTTTGTCGAGGCAAAGATAGAGCAGGACTTCAAGATGACACCCGAACAACTCGAATCTGCCATCACTCCAAGAACAAAACTTCTCATTCTCTGCACACCGAGCAACCCTACTGGCTCTGTGTATAGTGCAGACGAACTCGAAGGACTGGCCGCCGTACTGCGTCGTCATGAACAGGTCTATGTCATTTGCGACGAAATCTACGAACACATCAATTATACAGGGGCGCACGCTTCTCTTGCTTCTTGCGAAGGCATGAAGGAGCGCACCATCATAGTAAATGGTGTGTCGAAAGCATACGCCATGACGGGATGGCGCATAGGTTACATTGCAGCACCTCTCGAAATAGCAAAGGCAACAAGCAAATTGCAGGGACAATACACCAGCGGCCCATGCTCAGTAAGCCAGATGGCAGCACTTGCTGCATATACCGCACCGCAGGACTGTGTTGAGGAAATGCGTCAGGCATTCGAACGCCGGAAAAACCTCATCGTAAGTCTGGCGAAAGAAATACCGGGATTTGAAGTGAACGACCCGGAAGGCGCATTCTACCTCTTCCCTAAGTGCAGCAGTTACTTCGGAAAAACTGATGGTGAACGCGTCATACGAAACAGCACAGACTTTGCCATGTATCTTCTCGAAGCAGGTCATGTGGCAACAGTAGGTGGCGATGCTTTCGGTTCTCCCGAATGTTTCCGAATGAGTTACGCAACAAGCGATGACAACATTCGCGAAGCACTCAGACGAATAAAAGAGGCCTGTGAAAGACTGAAGTAG
- a CDS encoding CapA family protein gives MKKILFMFVVAAMFSCNSKSQEATSAGTDEQPKDSDSKVTLLFIGDMMQHDGQIKAARQADGTYAYHCFDKVKPIIESADVAIANLEVTHAGPPHKGYPRFCAPDEYLYAIHNAGVDVLLTANNHCCDTGKKGLERTIDLLDSLKIPHLGTYKNAAERDRTYPLMVEKNGIKIALLNYTYGTNGIPTPQGNIVNLDNDREQIKKDIAKAKSMNPDVIIANMHWGIEYVLLPNSQQKEFAQWLLDQGVDHVIGGHPHVIQPAEVRQNAKTGEKNLVVYSLGNYVSNMTKPNCTGGLMVKLELEKKNGKVGYAGSSYGFVWVSRPAHNGKDFMIWPADNTEGMNNAEKAASATFFSNMRAHMQKNCVGIGEWK, from the coding sequence ATGAAAAAGATACTTTTTATGTTTGTTGTTGCAGCAATGTTCTCATGCAACAGCAAGTCGCAGGAGGCAACCAGTGCCGGAACTGATGAACAACCAAAGGATAGCGACAGTAAGGTGACGCTGCTCTTCATCGGGGACATGATGCAGCATGATGGGCAGATTAAGGCAGCACGGCAGGCAGACGGAACGTACGCCTACCATTGTTTCGACAAGGTGAAACCTATCATAGAGAGTGCGGATGTGGCAATAGCCAACCTTGAAGTAACTCATGCCGGACCGCCTCACAAAGGTTACCCCCGCTTCTGCGCGCCCGACGAGTATCTCTACGCCATTCATAATGCCGGTGTGGACGTTCTCCTCACAGCCAACAACCATTGCTGCGACACGGGCAAGAAAGGGCTTGAACGGACCATTGATCTGCTCGACTCACTGAAAATACCACACCTCGGTACATACAAGAACGCAGCCGAGCGAGACCGCACTTATCCGCTCATGGTGGAGAAAAACGGCATAAAGATAGCCCTGCTTAACTATACATACGGCACAAACGGCATTCCCACACCGCAAGGGAATATCGTAAACCTCGACAACGACCGGGAGCAGATAAAGAAGGACATAGCAAAGGCAAAATCAATGAACCCTGATGTCATTATAGCAAATATGCATTGGGGAATAGAATATGTGCTTCTGCCTAACAGTCAGCAGAAAGAATTTGCGCAATGGCTGCTCGATCAAGGTGTGGATCATGTCATCGGAGGACATCCCCATGTCATACAGCCTGCCGAAGTAAGACAAAATGCAAAAACCGGAGAAAAGAATCTCGTGGTCTATTCGCTTGGAAACTACGTGTCGAACATGACAAAGCCTAATTGCACGGGTGGATTGATGGTGAAACTCGAACTCGAGAAGAAAAATGGAAAAGTAGGCTATGCCGGTAGTTCATACGGATTCGTCTGGGTGTCGAGGCCTGCACACAACGGCAAAGACTTTATGATCTGGCCCGCAGACAACACCGAAGGTATGAATAATGCAGAAAAGGCTGCATCAGCAACTTTCTTCAGCAATATGAGGGCACACATGCAGAAAAACTGCGTAGGAATAGGTGAATGGAAATAA
- a CDS encoding GNAT family N-acetyltransferase, with amino-acid sequence MQDIIAPVSRELLKAELTPERRLRSTNKSNNEIYIVTYQQAPNVLLEIGRLREIAFRTAGGGTGKAYDLDDFDTCEHPYYQLIVWNPEAEEILGGYRFLPGRECKFAPSGQPMLSTGHIFHFSQEFIRDYLSSTVELGRSFVTLEYQSSRSSSKGLFALDNLWDGLGALTVIMPELKYFFGKMTMYPSFNHDARDMILYFLNKHFGDKENLVYPLNPATIDLPQEELEATFVKDDFKEDYYILNKEVRNRGYNIPPLVNAYMGLSPTMRVFGTAVNDDFGDVEETGILIAIDEILEEKRMRHIDTFVKENPESMNIIREVFEKGASEMSGEFPPVE; translated from the coding sequence ATGCAAGATATAATAGCACCCGTCAGTAGAGAACTGCTCAAGGCGGAACTCACACCGGAACGCCGCCTGCGTTCAACAAACAAGAGCAACAACGAAATCTACATCGTTACCTATCAGCAAGCACCCAATGTGCTCCTCGAAATAGGGCGATTGCGCGAAATAGCGTTCCGCACAGCCGGAGGAGGGACAGGAAAGGCATACGACCTCGACGATTTCGATACCTGTGAGCACCCCTACTACCAACTCATCGTCTGGAATCCCGAAGCAGAAGAAATACTCGGAGGCTATCGCTTCCTGCCGGGAAGGGAGTGCAAATTCGCACCAAGCGGACAGCCTATGCTCTCCACAGGTCATATTTTCCACTTCTCCCAGGAGTTCATACGCGATTACCTGAGTAGCACAGTGGAATTAGGACGCTCTTTTGTAACACTGGAATATCAGAGTTCCCGCTCTTCCTCAAAAGGACTCTTCGCACTCGACAACCTCTGGGACGGCTTGGGAGCACTCACGGTCATCATGCCCGAGTTGAAGTACTTCTTCGGAAAAATGACGATGTACCCCTCGTTCAACCACGATGCGCGCGACATGATTCTCTATTTCCTCAATAAGCACTTTGGCGACAAGGAAAACCTCGTCTATCCGCTTAATCCCGCAACAATCGACTTGCCACAGGAAGAACTCGAAGCCACTTTCGTCAAGGATGACTTCAAGGAAGATTATTACATCCTAAACAAGGAGGTGCGCAACCGCGGCTACAACATTCCGCCACTCGTGAATGCATACATGGGACTGAGCCCGACGATGCGCGTATTTGGAACAGCCGTTAACGATGACTTCGGAGATGTGGAAGAAACGGGAATACTCATTGCCATAGACGAAATCCTGGAAGAGAAGCGTATGCGACATATAGATACCTTCGTAAAGGAAAATCCGGAGTCGATGAATATCATTCGCGAGGTGTTCGAGAAAGGAGCATCAGAGATGAGTGGGGAATTTCCGCCTGTAGAATAA
- a CDS encoding DUF4838 domain-containing protein, which yields MSVNRIVALLCCLLLITAKATAQFVLVRNGAPAATILCADNSKETEEAAQLLNLFVERISGATLPVAHGSRAQKAVVIGGKSARVGENGFDITATRSGIVIRTGGGKGAVYGVGELLEQYLGVDYYAKNVYSLEKRKTITVPAFRTRQTPVFQYRQTNTYGNEDPVYRQFLRVDDPSEVFAGNLWVHTFNPIVPVQQYGASHPEYYAMIDGKRVVEPSSQWCLTNEELFQLVVHKVDSIFRKHPGKTMLSVSQNDGVDRYCRCPKCNKVAEEEGAQSGAIIRFVNRLAQRFPDKTFSTLAFLYSMDPPKRTRPLKNVNIMLCSFDARRHNVITDNHYGKLFYNALEGWSAITDNIFLWDYGISFEHLLMPFPNFHILQPNMRIFREHGAKMLFSQCNGEPATDFAELRGYVLSKLMWNPERDLDSLVQKFMNGYYGAAGRYLYDYRKRLEQNLIQSEQPMWIADKPEYHKDGMFSADKMKVYNTLFDRAERAVASDETLLHRVQRARLTLQYVELELAKTYRQQRSPAIQQTLQRFRNVAKREKIVSIRERHESPEQYCNDYLKN from the coding sequence ATGTCAGTGAACAGAATAGTAGCATTGTTGTGCTGCCTGCTTTTGATAACTGCAAAAGCGACGGCACAATTTGTTTTAGTACGGAATGGAGCGCCGGCAGCAACCATTCTTTGTGCGGACAATAGCAAAGAAACGGAGGAAGCGGCGCAGTTGCTCAACCTCTTCGTGGAACGCATCAGCGGAGCAACACTGCCGGTGGCGCATGGTAGCCGCGCGCAGAAGGCAGTAGTAATAGGAGGGAAAAGCGCAAGGGTAGGAGAGAACGGGTTCGATATTACTGCCACACGCAGCGGAATCGTCATACGCACGGGGGGCGGAAAGGGTGCCGTATATGGTGTGGGAGAACTGCTCGAACAGTACCTTGGAGTAGATTATTACGCCAAGAATGTCTATAGTCTGGAAAAACGAAAAACAATCACAGTTCCCGCTTTCCGAACAAGACAGACACCGGTTTTTCAGTATAGGCAAACAAATACCTACGGAAATGAAGACCCAGTTTACAGGCAGTTCCTGAGAGTGGACGACCCGTCAGAAGTGTTTGCAGGAAATCTGTGGGTGCATACATTCAACCCTATAGTGCCCGTGCAGCAATATGGTGCATCGCATCCCGAGTATTATGCCATGATAGATGGCAAGCGGGTGGTGGAGCCATCATCGCAATGGTGCCTAACTAACGAAGAACTCTTCCAACTCGTGGTACATAAGGTGGACTCCATATTCCGGAAACATCCTGGCAAGACCATGCTTTCTGTCAGCCAGAATGATGGGGTAGACCGTTATTGCCGTTGTCCGAAGTGCAACAAAGTGGCAGAAGAGGAGGGAGCGCAGTCGGGCGCAATCATACGCTTTGTGAACCGACTCGCGCAACGTTTTCCAGACAAGACCTTCTCCACACTTGCCTTCCTCTACAGTATGGACCCGCCAAAACGGACGCGGCCGCTGAAGAACGTGAACATCATGCTCTGCTCATTTGATGCACGAAGGCATAACGTTATCACTGACAACCATTACGGAAAACTTTTCTATAATGCACTCGAGGGGTGGAGTGCCATTACCGATAACATCTTCCTTTGGGACTATGGCATCTCGTTCGAACACCTGCTTATGCCCTTCCCGAATTTCCACATCCTGCAACCGAATATGCGAATATTCAGAGAGCATGGCGCGAAGATGCTCTTCTCGCAGTGCAACGGCGAGCCTGCAACCGACTTTGCTGAGTTGCGTGGATATGTGCTCTCAAAACTGATGTGGAATCCGGAAAGAGATCTTGATTCTCTCGTACAGAAGTTTATGAACGGATATTACGGCGCAGCAGGAAGATATCTTTACGACTATCGGAAACGCTTGGAACAAAATCTCATACAGAGCGAGCAGCCGATGTGGATTGCCGACAAACCAGAGTATCATAAGGACGGCATGTTTAGTGCAGATAAAATGAAAGTGTATAATACTCTCTTTGATCGTGCCGAGCGCGCTGTGGCTTCAGACGAGACGCTTCTTCATCGTGTGCAACGCGCCAGACTGACATTGCAATACGTTGAACTCGAACTGGCAAAAACATACCGGCAGCAACGCTCTCCCGCCATCCAACAAACACTTCAACGCTTCCGCAATGTGGCAAAACGCGAGAAGATTGTATCCATACGAGAGCGCCACGAATCGCCCGAGCAGTACTGCAACGACTATCTCAAAAACTGA